The region ATGACAATGGAAAGGCTGAGCTTTTATGTGGTAAAAAAATCTTGGCAGAATATATAGAAAGTAATTGCCAAATAACAGCAATTTCCTTAATATTAATATTCTGCAAAAGTATGACCCATTTGAAATAAGCGTCAATCTTAACTGGTTTTTCTTTAAACAGCATAATCTGCCTTCATGTATAGGTCATTTTAGTCAACTGGTAGATAGTGAAGCAAAAAGGATCCAATTTCTCCCATCCTTAACTGTGTCCTCATGtttgttatgtttttcttttttcttcttacaTTTCTACAACAAATCAAggctttatcccactatgtggggtcggcctCCTTACATTTCtgctttgaaatttttatttcttcccctatttttttaaaaaaaaattgtctcagCTAAAATTAATCTTAGTTTCTCTCTGCATGAGACATCTTAATGCAGTTTGGAATAACACATGACACTTGATAACTTAGCACACTTTAATATTCCATAACTAATTTTTcctcaaatataatatatacaataatGCAAAAATTGTTTTAAGGATGCTATGAAACGTTCAGTTGCTGAACTGTCATGTACCAATTTACTTTGGGATCATTGTCAAGATAGGTAGCACCTAGGAGCACAAACATGTGACATGGACATGAAATGTAAGTCAGCTTGTATATGTCTTGTGCAAGTTCATTTTCTTGAGAATCCAATGATCCACTTGCCCATGTGATCCCATAGAAGACCATGGGCACTGTTTTGTCAAGCCCTGATCATGAACCTACAAAAATCCTCTTCTGCTCAGAAACAAAATGTTTCAAATGTTCCTGCAAATTCTTGCTCCCGTTGCACCATTTGTATCTATATACGTCAGGATCCCTATTCATGGATCTCTTggttcaagaaataaaaataagaggATCAAACCATTTCTTTTGAATCcttatgaattttgaaaaatacaatCAGCTCATGGCAGGCAGAggcacacacaaagcatgtaaCTTTTATACTTTGAATTATCTGCTTTCTTTCGTTGGTGCTCTATTTGGTCAAGTATGGTTCTCCCTAGAAGGCCATTTGGAGATTAGGATGCATCTTGgatagccttttttttttaaagcctTTATAGCATCCTTTAGTGCCATTCTAACTAATAACGATTTGTGTAAGAGGGGTTGGTGAAACTGTCCATCACTTGCTTCTTCATTGTCCAATGACTTGGGAGGTGTGAAATCTTTTATGGTTGACTTTTGGTATAGAACAAGTCATGCCAACTGCTCAGTTGGGTTACCCTGACCAGGAGAGAGACACAAGCTGGAGTTGTCGTTCCTTTGTTGTGATGTGTTTGTGGCAGAAATATTAGGCTGAAGGTGTAGAGCATTCAATTCATGGTAGTCTTCTTCTTGAAGGTTGAGGGAACCACTCTTGATTCATGCTCTTCAAAGAAGCTGCTTCTGCTAGGAaacttacaaaaaataataggaGTACCAAGTTACCAACCATAACTTTCTTCTCCTCACCTTTGATTTTGGATCACAGTCAAGGTGTAACCTTTTTTCTTGAATTCTTTCAGGAGGGACCCTTGCCTCACAATGACCGTTTGCGTTACCAACCACTTGATGTTTATCCTGCGCCATTGCACAGATGCTGAAGCGCCCAATGCATTCATACTTATGAGTGAGATAGTTGTAGCTTGCTAGTTCAGGAAGGATGAGTGCTGCTTCTGCTGGCAGCCAAGCAAGGCAATTCAATCACATACGCCAAGCAAGGCAATTCAATCACATACGAGCTACATAGTTGATGATAATTAGCAAATGAGCTCAAGGGCGGCTAATGAGGCGATATTCCAACAAGACATTTTGAGGCGAAATTTTGTTGTCATTTCCCTGTAAAAGGATCTGCGAATGTAATATGTAGAGCAATTATGCAGGTAATGTTTTCACCTCTGCTATTGTTTTCTCATCTCTGTTGTATTAttgttgatgaaatgaaataatgTTATTCCATTTTGCCATGAAGATGGATGGAATAACGGCCTGAATGTTAGtgaatttttagttatttgaaaTCAGTTCATGTGCCACCGAGTGCTATTTTGTTCatcccctttaacggggtgaacgtAATCCTGTCAgtggggttaaaaaaataaccctttaactgaaaaaaaatttgcaaaactgtttcaaaaaaaattaattatgtttaaaaaaaaatttattttcagaatttaacTGAAAATGTGATAGGATCAAAATTGGATAGATTAGAACTTATAAAAAAGTGAcagatttataaaaataattgacaggGTTAAAACTgagtcaaaattaaaaagtgaTTGTTTTCGActattaatttgtttgagtAGTTCAAAAcgatttttttcaaaaaaaatgattaaaaataatttttttaaaacatgattattttattaaccCCCATTGATGGGAGTTACGTTCATCTTGTTAAAggaggtgaacaaaattgcactcatGTGCCACCCACCCGCCGTACAAAGAGAAAAATTGTCTGGTTTTGATTTCACATCAAGTCAAAACTGTCATTTAGACCATCTCCTTGCCTATTTCTCTCAAGAATATATGcacattttcttttgtttggcTTATCTGGGTCAGTGCAAACTACTCCTGTAAGTATGTCTAGGGCTCGAACTTATGGTTAGACGAGCCCTGCAAACATGGGAAAGGCAAACTTCTTGTTTACATATGAATAGCAACAAAGTACAGTAACAGAAAGACAACCATCAGAAATGTaagagggtttagggtttaaaatGTTAGTCAGTCTGAACTAGGGTTGAAGTGGAGAAACATATGGTGACTCAAACTGATGCCTAGCTCAGATAGACTGATAGCTGCTTGCACTAACTTAACAAGAAGGCGGCACATTAAGAACTTCGGCACAATGCAGAGCTACATAATACAGTTGACATACATTTGACTTTTGGTCATAAAGCATCCGCTAAGTTCTAAAAAGAACTGCACACTAACGATACAACTACCACGTCCTACAAATAAGACAGCAGAGATACATTTCGCCAACACCCATCAGAAGGCATGGCCAGCTGCGTCGTACGATCAAGTGTCACTCTGTTGCTGCTGGGTTTGATGTTGCTCAGGCTGTTGGGGCTGAGGTTGGGGCCATGGCATGAATGCCATGGGTGGCCGAGGTTGCTGACTGGCGTACATTGCTGCTTGATCGACTGGCTTTCCCATCATCATCCCTGCTGGTCCAACCGGAAGTTGGGTTGGGACATAGTAGTACGGAATGGAATCAGCCGGAGAACCCATCATTGGGATGGTAGCCTTAGTGACGCCAAGTCCCTCCTCCTTCAACTCGTCTCTTGGAATGATATCTACCAGGAAATCAAAGACATCAGTCCTTGAAATGGCAGCAGCGATATCATTCTTCTGGAGGGTCCTCCTTTTATTCTCTTCTGTGTGGATCCAAGATCGCAATGTCAACTCCAAGATGAACATCTCACATGCCTTTGCGAATATGACTGGAGCCTCTGCCGAAATCATCCTAACATCCTCGTCAgccttcattattttcttgattCGGGCAAGTGGGAGGCTGTGGTTTTTGAAGTCAGTTGTTTGCTCAATTTCTTGCATTTGGTTGGTCCAGAATACTTGAagctgttgctgctgctgctgctgctgttggtGATGGAACTGCTGGGCATGTTGGTAGGCAAGTTGATGCTGAGAAGTAGGAAATGTGGTAGGAGGCTGAGTTGGAGAAGGCAAAGGTACAGTAGAAGTGCCTGAAGCCATAACAGGTGGATTATGGTAGGAAGGAGAAGAGTAGGCCATCTGACCCCCACCAGCTACAATTCCCACCACTGGCTGCTGTTGCTGGTGCTGCTGCTGTTCTGCTTGATCCATATCTAATAATAGCACTGTcttttttctatattaaaatgACCTCATTGAAATGCTGAAAAGAGAAAACAGAGTAAGGTCCTCAGAGTCGATTAACCTACGTTTAAATTAATATTGGCCAAGTAACGCTAACATATAAAGCAGTAAGCGGCATGATTATCAGTtagccacaaaaaaaaaaaaaagagacatgattattttggaaataagTGATCCATTTCCAGCCTGCAAAACACAAATCAAGTTGAACTCACATTTCAATGTGATGCCAGTGCCTTGGCAAGTTTTCAACCACAGGTAGATATGCATACAAGGAGAAAGTGATTCTATGAACAACTTTTTAATCACAAGGACTAGAAGTTAAATTTAACTGTCCAATTTCTTGCAAAATTCTTCTCCACCAAAGTTGCTAGGGGGTTAAACCATGACTTAGGAAGTAGAGAAGTAATGTAATCAATCTAGAAAATTTTATTGCAAAAATTTGACCGCCTGAGGCAGTTTAGCAGTATCTATAATGCTTAAGACACCAGAATCTAGTTCATCTATATTAGGTGCTTCAACAATATTGAGTTATACAACATAAGTCCTTTAAATCTGTGAACAACTGAGGTGAGTCAAGATAAATGTAGTTCCATGAACACATAGATTCATTTTGACAGAAGTGGCAGGAAATATTTCAAGGAAGCCAAGCCACTGTATCTTTGTACTTCATTGAATTATTTCACCTCGTGATTTCTTTTCCAGTGACAAATATCTACTCATTTACAATGATAAAGTTACTTGTTCAAAAAGATTGGATCTTCTAAGAAAACACAGTACCAAAACTGACAAGCCCTAGCCATCAAAATTGAAAGCTAAGAAAATAGTAGTCTACCCAAGATAGGTATGCTTCAATAGACTCAACTAAATGTGCCAACATTTATTCCCACAACCCACTTCGTGGCCCAAACCcttaattaaatgtatattattaGAAACATGTACAACCTTATTCAAGGTATTTTGCATGACATAATCCTTTTCATTCAACATTTCAATAGTTACACGTACCTGAAGATCCAACTAAAACTGATGCCAGATCTGCACTGATTGTAAAACACAGATCCATTCTCAAGACAGCTTAACCCAGAATAGGATTAAGTTCCCCTTGATACCCACCCaccaataatttatttttactcaaaCCTATTGGTCCTAGTTTCAGAACTATCATCCTAAACCTGTGAACTTTTCAGACTCTGTGCCAGAAGTTAAGCACTATGCAGCATTAATGTATAGATATAGTTtgcatcaaaattcattttgaaaattccaataaaaaatcatttagaaaaaggaaaaaatatgcCTTTCTTTTCCAGCATGGGGGTTGAGGCTCTAAGGAGTGCCAAAAAATTCATGAGAAGCGAATGCCTTTTATATAAGCATAAATGTAAAACAAAACACAGCATTTCATATAGGCATAGAATACAAAGGCACACGTAAGTGACTACAACAGTATGAACATGCACAATTCATATAACCCCCCGATGGTAACAAAACAAAATGGATAGTATAAATTTATCCCCCACTTATAAATACACAAGTTCATAAACTGATACGCAAAGAAGCAGAAGAAATGGGTAGGCAGTCCTTTGGCTGCCCATTATTGACTCCAAGGGATAACCTCAAAACAATCCAttgttaacaattttttttaataagtaaaaCCAACAATGCTTGCACTCCTTCAACTGTTAGTCTTTTTGTGATGTACCGTGGGCACATCAAGAGCCAGAAGAATAAACGAAAGACCCCTGATTCCAATTTTATAAGTAGGCATATATTcctataaaagaataaattcatATATCTGGGCAATTACTGGGGATAAATGGAACTGTACAGTAATCGAGAGATTCAAAGGGCCGTCATCCAAACAGACCCGATTACAGCACATGCAAAGGTATaatcaataacaaaaatataccTCTAATCAAAccgatataagaaaaaaaaaaaacctccaTCCTTTGGTTCTCTGGTGGAAAAACAAATATCAACAAAAGCAAAACAAATTAGGCTAATGTCGTATATTCCCTTCAGAAGTAATAAAAAGacctattttatttatatatttatctattttctattGTGGACCTCAAAATCacgagcaatcgaagaacattACAGCGGGTAAAACAAGAAGAGGTATAACTTGAAAGATCACTCCGCAGAATTCACTCCGTCGAACAAGAGCGGAACAAAAAGGGAGAAAGCAAATATGAgaataataagaaagcaataaCAAGCAATAGCTTTGGAGGATTTGAGGATGAATTCATTTACCCCCCCATCGCCATCTTAGCCGAAGAGTTGTTCACCGATCCCCCTTCACATGCAAACCAAACCCTAACTCTcacagagagaagagagaagtgaGCAGCCCGACACTACTGCCGATGTttgaagagagggagagagagagagtgcgtgTGTTTACAAATTGCACGTGGCGGTTTATTATTATAGGTGGAAGGGTAGAATTGTAAATTAATagcaaatatttatttttgttaatcttttCAAAGATATTGCTACTCAAGCAACTACTACTATTGCACTAAAGTCATTAGTTAAGATGCCatgagtatttttttatttttaaaataaacatatttattttttaaataatttttttattgattaaatattttaaaatatgatttaaaaatacaacacaCTTATTCAACCTTAGTTactcattttttaattaaaataaagaaagaggTCACATCTTTAGATTatattatctattttattaattaaacaaataaactattttgaagccttgtatcttttataATACCACTATTgcatttttatatcttttatcttaaaatataaaaaaattaattaaatttgaaatcaagATCTTTAAacaatacttaattttttaatcaatttcacCACTACATaagcatttattttatttaaaattttacttaacaaattaaaatttaaata is a window of Diospyros lotus cultivar Yz01 chromosome 10, ASM1463336v1, whole genome shotgun sequence DNA encoding:
- the LOC127811420 gene encoding nuclear transcription factor Y subunit C-2, yielding MDQAEQQQHQQQQPVVGIVAGGGQMAYSSPSYHNPPVMASGTSTVPLPSPTQPPTTFPTSQHQLAYQHAQQFHHQQQQQQQQQLQVFWTNQMQEIEQTTDFKNHSLPLARIKKIMKADEDVRMISAEAPVIFAKACEMFILELTLRSWIHTEENKRRTLQKNDIAAAISRTDVFDFLVDIIPRDELKEEGLGVTKATIPMMGSPADSIPYYYVPTQLPVGPAGMMMGKPVDQAAMYASQQPRPPMAFMPWPQPQPQQPEQHQTQQQQSDT